The segment GCGGGCGCCTACCAGCTGGAGCTGAGCGAGGCCCAACGCGCCTGCCTGCCCTACGCCACGCTGTATGTCGATGTGCCCGTGGGCGCCATCGACGAAGACAGCGGCCCGGTGAAGGAGGCCTACCAGATGGCCATCGCCCCGCGCCTGCAGCCCATCAGCGTGGACCAGGTGATGAATGTCTCGCCCCTGACCTCGGCCATCTGGGAGCAGGTGCGCACCCGGCTCAACACCAGCGGCCCCGCGCTGAGCAGCTGCGAGCAGCTGCGCGCAGACCAGCAGCTGCGCGAGAACCTGGTCAACGAGATCCGCACCGTGATGGGCGAGCTGGTGAGCCGCCACAATCTCTCCGAGGCGCGCATCCACGACGACTTCATCAAGGCCAAGGACGAGCAGAGCTACAAGCTGGCCCAGGACATCGTCAAGGGTCTGAAGGCCGGCTACGCCTACAAGCAGAAGCTGCACACCCAGTACCCCGATGCCACCTTCATCCGCGCCGAGGTCTACCGCGGCCGCGGCACGCGCCAGTTCGATGATCAGGCCGGCGTCTGGTATCGCAACGCCTCGGTCTGGCGCCCGGCGAGCTACCTCAATGAATGGGTGGTGCTGGACGAGAGCCTGAGCAAGATCCAGCGCGTGCTCAATCTGCGCCGCGAGGACAGCCAGCCCTGGGGTGCGGCCACGCTCAAGACCACCCGCACGGCCTACAACTTCCAGAACGACGGCAGCGACTACCTCTGCAAGCTCAACGAGGCTGTGGAGCAAAGCAAGGACGGCGTGCGCTACGAGCTGGTCGTGCACTACGACGACCCCAAGCGCGAAGCCGATCCGCTGGCCTGCTTCAATGAAGCCCATGCCGCCAGCCCCGGCCCCGTGGGCCTGCGCGAGTACTACACCGACTACCGCGTGGGCCAGGTCTCCTACATGAGCAATCTGCGCTTCTACGCCGGGCAGCCCGAGCACACCCTGCTCACCCCCTGGGAGCGGCTGCAGGGCAAGAGCGCCACGCTGGATTTCGCCAGCGTGATCCAGCGCATGGCCGCCAGCGGCTACCGCTTCGAGGAGGAGGTCAAGATCCCCGTCTACAGCTGGCTCAAGCGCTCCACCGACGACAGCAAGCTGCGCATCACCCTCGAGAAGCGCGATCCCGGTCCCTGGACCCGCAGCAGCGTCCAGACCGACGGCACCAGCCGCCAGGAATGCAGCACGGACCAGGGCAAGACCTGGGGCGCCTGCGCCAGCTGAGCCCGACGCCGCTCGCGCGCACGCCAGCCGTGCCGCGCGCCGAGAGCGCCCCAGAGCCCCGCCCGCCGCGGGGCTTTTTCATGCCCGGTGCGGGCTGGCTATAGTGCCGGTTCCGAGCGCTCGCGCCCGTCCCGCAGTCCCGTCCCGCCGCCATGTCCACAGCCGCCACCGAATCCGCTCCTCTTGCCCGCCGCGCCCCGCTGCGCCTGGCCGTGGTTGGCGCCGGCCCGGCCGGCCTGACCCTGGCCCTGCTGGCCGCGCGCAGCCTGCCCCAGGCCCAGATCGCCCTCTTCGACGCCCGCGATCTGGCGCGCGACGTCTCCGCCGACCCGCGTACCCTGGCCCTGTCCCTGGGCAGCGTGCAGCTGCTGCAGCGCCTGGGCGCCTGGCCCGGCGACGCCGCCCAGCCCATCCAGGAGGTGCATGTCAGCCAGGCCCCGCCCACGCTGAACCATGCGCTCTTCGGCGCCGAGGGCGAGCCCGTGGTGCGCCTGCGGGCGGCCGAGCTGGGCGTGCCCCAGCTGGGCGCCGTGCTCAGCTACGGTCAGCTGGTCGCGCCCCTGCAGGCCGCCTGGCTGACCGCCGCGGCGCGCGAGCCCGAGCGTCTGATCAGCCGCTTCGGCCAGCCGGTGGCGGCCATCAAGCCCCTGGACGCCGGCGTGGAGATCGATGCCGGCATCGCCGAGCCCTATGACCTGGCCGTGGTGGCCGAGGGCGGCGTGTTTGCCGAGCAGTCGCGCAAGAGCCTGAGCCACGACTACCGCCAGAACGCCTGGGTGGGCACGCTCACGCTCTCGCCCGACAGCCCGCCCGGCCTGGCCTACGAACGCTTCACCCGCAACGGCCCCCTGGCCCTGCTGCCCCTGCCGCCGCGCGAGGGTCAGCGCCGCGCGGCCCTGGTCTGGTGCATGCCGCAGGACGAGGACGAGATCGCCGCGCTCAGCGATGCGCAGCGCCTCACCGTGATCCAGAGCCTGCTGCCCGCGCGCGTGGGCCGCCTGCAAGGCATCTCGCCGCTCAAGTGCTTCCCGCTGGGCCTGAACGCCGAGCGCAGCCTGGTGAGCGGCCGCACGGTGCGCATCGGCAACGCCGCCCAGACCCTGCACCCGGTGGCTG is part of the Shinella sp. XGS7 genome and harbors:
- a CDS encoding FAD-dependent monooxygenase → MSTAATESAPLARRAPLRLAVVGAGPAGLTLALLAARSLPQAQIALFDARDLARDVSADPRTLALSLGSVQLLQRLGAWPGDAAQPIQEVHVSQAPPTLNHALFGAEGEPVVRLRAAELGVPQLGAVLSYGQLVAPLQAAWLTAAAREPERLISRFGQPVAAIKPLDAGVEIDAGIAEPYDLAVVAEGGVFAEQSRKSLSHDYRQNAWVGTLTLSPDSPPGLAYERFTRNGPLALLPLPPREGQRRAALVWCMPQDEDEIAALSDAQRLTVIQSLLPARVGRLQGISPLKCFPLGLNAERSLVSGRTVRIGNAAQTLHPVAGQGLNLGMRDAYALIEALRREPDLSRALHSVEWQRAPDRWSMIATTDFLARSFAWRWPGLPLVRGLSLAALQALPPVKHALARQMMFGRR